A region from the Trueperaceae bacterium genome encodes:
- a CDS encoding diguanylate cyclase → MGEAEDGHTVMTQSVLPPEARLRELSAAAAAANHEFNYDEAIRHGREALAHVGLDPTADPREWDACVAELDPATAASLANATTTLAISLFRRSDYLASLQVAQLEAHLRRHIGDESGEAFASVGLGWCHHAVGLYQHALAHHSAALDILERSAPHAVAGPLNGIARVYLDLGQPQLALEYAQRGLEAASVSRHTVRDTSTALRIVGLAHQQLDDSAAARRALEECFERSDDYGKRFALLGLGDLSLMEGELDEARRSFEKCISLRGESVEQADCQALVGLGRVYIAHGQPELALVPLAHALERSTASGAPVDAAAAHKAMADALKRLGRWQEALTHFESFFELNQQTLMRLSDRRTQLLQVQFDVERMRKDREIDRLRNVELAHAYTDLRQLHEQLEAQAAHLERLSRTDSLTGVPNRRAFEDALSVELLRFRRGGHPFSLLMVDLDDFKRLNDTYTHVVGDAVLRTAAQALVECTREVDLVARLGGEEFVILLPETDLHGAVEVANKVLDVVPRKALEAHRLYVTVSVGVATSEELDDQSTVLMRADTNLYEAKRLGKNRVGA, encoded by the coding sequence ATGGGAGAGGCGGAGGACGGGCACACGGTCATGACGCAAAGCGTGCTCCCACCCGAAGCCCGTTTGCGCGAACTATCGGCAGCGGCGGCGGCGGCCAACCACGAGTTCAACTACGACGAGGCGATCCGCCACGGCCGCGAGGCTTTGGCGCACGTCGGCCTCGACCCGACGGCGGACCCGCGCGAGTGGGACGCCTGCGTCGCGGAGCTGGATCCGGCGACGGCGGCCAGCCTGGCGAACGCGACGACGACGCTGGCCATCAGCCTGTTCCGGCGGAGCGACTACCTCGCGTCCCTCCAGGTGGCGCAGCTCGAGGCCCACCTCAGGCGCCACATCGGCGACGAGAGCGGCGAGGCGTTCGCCTCCGTCGGCCTCGGCTGGTGCCACCACGCCGTGGGGCTCTATCAACACGCGCTCGCCCACCACTCCGCCGCTCTCGACATCCTGGAACGGTCCGCGCCCCACGCGGTCGCGGGGCCGCTCAACGGCATCGCGCGCGTCTACCTCGACCTCGGCCAGCCGCAGCTGGCGCTCGAGTACGCGCAGCGCGGGCTCGAGGCGGCGTCCGTCTCGCGGCACACGGTGCGCGACACCTCCACCGCCCTGCGTATCGTCGGCCTCGCCCATCAGCAGCTCGACGACAGCGCGGCGGCCAGGCGCGCCCTCGAGGAGTGCTTCGAGCGTTCCGACGACTACGGCAAGCGCTTCGCCCTGCTCGGCCTCGGCGACCTGAGCCTCATGGAAGGGGAGCTGGACGAGGCGCGCCGATCGTTCGAGAAATGCATCAGCTTGAGGGGCGAGTCGGTGGAACAGGCGGACTGCCAGGCACTCGTCGGCCTCGGCCGCGTGTACATCGCCCACGGGCAGCCGGAGCTGGCGCTCGTCCCACTCGCGCACGCCCTCGAGCGGAGCACGGCGAGCGGCGCGCCGGTGGACGCGGCGGCCGCGCATAAGGCCATGGCCGACGCCCTCAAGCGCCTCGGGCGGTGGCAAGAGGCCCTGACGCACTTCGAGAGCTTCTTCGAGCTCAACCAGCAGACGCTCATGCGGCTCTCCGACCGCAGGACCCAACTTCTGCAGGTCCAGTTCGACGTGGAGCGCATGCGCAAGGACCGCGAGATCGACCGGCTGCGCAACGTCGAGTTGGCGCACGCCTACACGGACCTGCGCCAGCTGCACGAGCAGTTGGAGGCCCAGGCCGCCCACCTCGAGCGCCTCTCGCGCACCGACTCCCTGACCGGCGTCCCCAACCGCAGGGCGTTCGAGGACGCCCTGTCGGTCGAGCTCCTGCGCTTCCGCCGCGGCGGACACCCGTTCAGCCTGTTGATGGTCGACCTGGACGACTTCAAGCGCCTCAACGACACCTACACCCACGTCGTCGGCGACGCCGTCCTCCGCACGGCCGCGCAAGCGCTCGTCGAGTGCACGCGCGAGGTCGACCTCGTCGCGCGGCTGGGGGGCGAGGAGTTCGTGATCCTCTTGCCGGAGACGGACTTGCACGGGGCGGTCGAGGTAGCCAACAAGGTGCTCGACGTCGTGCCGCGCAAGGCACTGGAGGCCCACCGCCTCTACGTGACGGTGAGCGTGGGCGTGGCGACCTCCGAGGAGCTCGACGACCAGTCGACCGTGCTGATGCGAGCAGACACGAACCTCTACGAAGCCAAGCGTCTCGGCAAGAACCGCGTCGGCGCCTAG
- a CDS encoding VOC family protein: protein MPVATLGLHHVTGIATRPQANIEFWVRLLGQRLVKRTVNYDDPQTYHLYFGGPTGQPGTVATFFPWQGAGPAVRGAGESVAVAYRVPPGGLTAWRRRLDDHGLAHATFERFGEEVVAFQDPDGVPLELTEAAGGGPRLVWPDAPLPDGLTLQGLHAVTVAAPRLDATASVLEEALGMRVAAEDVGGSGRRVRLAPGPSPEGLAYPAGGFIDLVEVQDQQPGRLGAGSLHHVALRVKDAEIAEARAALLAAGLKPTVVKDRTYFKSVYFKEPGGAILEVATDGPGFLVDEPADELGLAFKLPAWLESERDFLRARLPVTASPEYADRWRR from the coding sequence ATGCCTGTCGCCACGCTTGGCCTCCACCACGTCACCGGCATCGCCACGAGGCCTCAAGCCAACATCGAGTTCTGGGTGCGCCTGCTCGGCCAACGACTGGTGAAGCGCACCGTGAACTACGACGACCCGCAGACCTATCACCTCTACTTCGGCGGCCCCACGGGTCAGCCGGGCACCGTCGCGACCTTCTTCCCCTGGCAGGGTGCCGGCCCGGCCGTTCGGGGGGCCGGCGAGAGCGTAGCCGTCGCCTACCGCGTGCCGCCCGGCGGCCTGACGGCATGGCGGCGCCGCCTGGACGATCACGGCCTGGCTCACGCGACGTTCGAGCGCTTCGGCGAGGAGGTGGTGGCCTTCCAGGACCCGGACGGCGTGCCGCTGGAGCTGACCGAGGCCGCTGGGGGCGGACCGCGCCTGGTGTGGCCGGACGCGCCTCTACCGGACGGCCTCACCCTCCAGGGGCTGCACGCCGTCACCGTGGCCGCGCCCCGGCTCGACGCGACGGCGAGCGTCCTCGAGGAGGCCCTGGGCATGCGGGTCGCCGCCGAGGACGTCGGCGGCTCCGGCAGGCGCGTGCGCCTCGCCCCCGGCCCTTCGCCGGAGGGCCTCGCGTACCCGGCGGGGGGCTTCATCGACTTGGTAGAGGTGCAGGACCAGCAGCCCGGTAGGCTCGGCGCAGGCAGCTTGCACCACGTCGCCCTGCGGGTCAAGGACGCGGAGATCGCCGAGGCGCGCGCTGCCCTCCTTGCCGCCGGGCTGAAGCCAACGGTCGTCAAGGACCGCACGTACTTCAAGTCCGTGTACTTCAAGGAGCCCGGGGGCGCGATCCTCGAGGTCGCCACGGACGGCCCCGGCTTCCTCGTGGACGAGCCGGCCGACGAGCTCGGCCTCGCGTTCAAGCTCCCCGCGTGGTTGGAGAGCGAACGCGACTTCCTCAGGGCGCGCCTGCCCGTGACCGCCAGCCCCGAGTACGCGGATCGCTGGCGGCGGTGA
- the rplS gene encoding 50S ribosomal protein L19: MKYNKGAILRSIEQPYLRSDIPEFDSGDTVRVDYKVVEGNRTRIQAFEGVVIARKNGKGARSTVTVRKVSFGEGVERVFPLHSPLIDKIEVVRRGRTRRAKLYYLRELRGKASRLKTDVARQEQDRAAARAAKGDKE, from the coding sequence ATGAAGTACAACAAAGGTGCAATCCTGCGCTCTATCGAGCAGCCCTACCTGCGTAGCGACATCCCCGAGTTCGATTCGGGCGACACGGTCCGCGTCGACTACAAGGTCGTCGAAGGCAACCGCACCCGCATCCAGGCGTTCGAGGGTGTCGTCATCGCCCGCAAGAACGGCAAGGGCGCCCGCAGCACCGTCACCGTGCGCAAGGTGTCGTTCGGCGAGGGCGTCGAGCGCGTCTTCCCCCTGCACTCGCCCTTGATCGACAAGATCGAGGTCGTTCGCCGCGGCCGCACGCGTCGCGCCAAGCTCTACTACCTGCGCGAGCTGCGCGGCAAGGCCTCGCGCCTCAAGACGGACGTCGCTCGCCAGGAGCAGGACCGCGCCGCCGCCCGCGCCGCCAAGGGCGACAAGGAGTAG
- a CDS encoding aldehyde dehydrogenase family protein, with product MPTADDRFVSMDLFIDGAERPAASGARYERLDPATGAAVGSFALGGAQDALAAIAAARRSFDAGAWANATGAARADVLLKTAAALADDKERFARWESVTSGAPIGQARQMIDWVVDLLRYYAGLARDIHGETTTFGPGLLAFTVKEPVGVATLIAPWNFPLNQAAWKICPALAAGCSVVVKPDSQTPATTIGLARLLTDAGLPPGVMNVVMGEVAEIGEPLVTDERVDMVSFTGSTASGKRVMELASRSLKRVSLELGGKSPNIVFADADLAAASSAAAWGIFWRSGQVCTAGSRLFVQESVHDEVVERLVATARAMRVGSPERDDVDLGPVISPAHLERVERYVASGLAEGARLLHGGERLAGGEYGRGAYIGPTVFTDVAPSMTIAREEVFGPLLAVMRFGDVEEAVALANDTVFGLASGVWTRDIGKALRVARDLKAGTVWVNGWGIVNPEVPVGGWKASGFGRELGRPGLEEFLLSKSVHVAG from the coding sequence ATGCCAACAGCCGACGACCGGTTCGTGTCCATGGACCTCTTCATCGACGGGGCGGAGCGTCCGGCAGCCAGCGGGGCGCGTTACGAGCGCCTCGACCCGGCGACGGGCGCCGCGGTGGGCAGCTTCGCGTTGGGCGGCGCCCAGGACGCGCTGGCGGCCATCGCCGCCGCCCGGCGGTCGTTCGACGCGGGGGCGTGGGCCAACGCCACGGGCGCCGCGCGCGCCGACGTGCTTCTGAAGACGGCCGCGGCGCTAGCAGACGACAAGGAGCGCTTCGCGCGCTGGGAGAGCGTCACGAGCGGAGCCCCCATCGGGCAGGCGCGGCAGATGATCGACTGGGTAGTCGACCTGCTGCGCTACTACGCCGGCCTGGCGCGCGATATCCACGGCGAGACGACGACCTTCGGGCCCGGCCTCCTCGCCTTCACCGTCAAGGAGCCGGTCGGCGTGGCCACGCTGATCGCGCCGTGGAACTTCCCGCTGAACCAGGCCGCCTGGAAGATCTGCCCCGCGCTCGCGGCGGGGTGCAGCGTCGTGGTCAAGCCCGACTCCCAGACTCCGGCCACGACGATCGGCCTGGCGCGGCTCCTGACGGACGCCGGCCTCCCGCCGGGCGTCATGAACGTCGTGATGGGCGAGGTCGCCGAGATCGGCGAGCCGCTCGTCACAGACGAGCGCGTCGACATGGTCTCCTTCACCGGCTCGACGGCGAGCGGCAAGCGCGTCATGGAGCTGGCGTCACGTTCCCTCAAGCGCGTCTCGCTCGAGCTGGGCGGCAAGTCGCCGAACATCGTCTTCGCGGACGCCGACCTGGCCGCGGCCTCGAGCGCCGCAGCGTGGGGCATCTTCTGGCGTTCGGGCCAGGTCTGCACCGCCGGCTCGCGCCTCTTCGTCCAGGAGAGCGTGCACGACGAGGTCGTCGAGCGGCTGGTAGCGACCGCCAGGGCGATGCGCGTCGGCTCACCCGAGCGCGACGACGTGGACCTCGGTCCGGTCATCTCGCCCGCCCACCTCGAGCGCGTCGAGCGTTACGTGGCCTCCGGCCTGGCCGAAGGCGCGCGGCTGCTCCACGGCGGCGAACGGCTCGCAGGAGGGGAGTACGGAAGGGGAGCCTACATCGGCCCGACGGTCTTCACCGACGTGGCGCCGAGCATGACGATCGCCCGGGAGGAGGTGTTCGGACCGCTCCTAGCGGTCATGCGCTTCGGCGACGTCGAGGAGGCCGTCGCGCTGGCCAACGACACGGTCTTCGGCCTCGCGTCGGGCGTCTGGACCCGCGACATCGGCAAGGCGCTGCGCGTGGCGCGGGACCTGAAGGCCGGCACCGTTTGGGTCAACGGCTGGGGGATCGTCAACCCCGAGGTGCCGGTGGGCGGGTGGAAGGCGAGCGGCTTCGGGCGCGAGCTTGGTCGGCCGGGCCTGGAGGAGTTCCTCCTCAGCAAGTCCGTCCACGTCGCCGGCTGA
- a CDS encoding sugar ABC transporter substrate-binding protein has translation MKKKSTKLLLMAAAFLTLAVAHAQTRVNVWIYETFAGNDSPISKAAAEFMAQNPDIEINLIPTAGTSSAYRDPFMVAAQGGGGPDVLMADIAWSPEFAAMGIVKDLSERMAGKEDEFFPGPLDTLRYEGGIYGVPFYTNALGMFYNKTAFEEAGLPLPDDDWTWYDFRTAVDTLSDGEMYGFGLEGAWGGTFEWYPWFWQAGGQLLSDDGTTPTFNSEAGLEATRFFLDIVTNPRYVPEAAKTWKGWAELAAAFSNKVIAMYEVGDWGIAMVDGMNPPFEWGVAPLPANGQRASLVGGANWVVNANTKVEDAAWRWLEYITGPAVFPLMDGYNRVAARRGAAEAQEIVKSDPRMQVLTASLEFAKARPTVPLWTTVDYDCLQPAFVRVILEGADVTTEMANAEMCALDVLR, from the coding sequence ATGAAGAAGAAGTCGACGAAGTTGCTGCTCATGGCCGCCGCGTTCCTCACGCTGGCGGTCGCCCACGCCCAGACGCGCGTCAACGTCTGGATCTACGAGACGTTCGCCGGCAACGACTCGCCCATCTCCAAGGCGGCCGCGGAGTTCATGGCGCAGAACCCCGACATCGAGATCAACCTCATCCCCACGGCGGGCACCTCGTCCGCCTACCGCGACCCGTTCATGGTCGCCGCCCAGGGCGGCGGCGGCCCGGACGTGCTCATGGCCGACATCGCCTGGTCGCCGGAGTTCGCCGCCATGGGCATCGTCAAGGACCTGAGCGAGCGCATGGCCGGCAAGGAGGACGAGTTCTTCCCCGGGCCCCTCGACACCCTGCGCTACGAGGGCGGCATCTACGGCGTGCCCTTCTACACGAACGCGCTCGGCATGTTCTACAACAAGACCGCCTTCGAGGAGGCCGGCCTGCCGCTGCCGGACGACGACTGGACGTGGTACGACTTCCGCACGGCCGTCGACACGCTTTCCGACGGCGAGATGTACGGCTTCGGCCTTGAGGGGGCCTGGGGCGGCACGTTCGAGTGGTACCCCTGGTTCTGGCAGGCCGGCGGGCAGCTCCTGAGCGACGACGGCACGACGCCGACGTTCAACTCCGAGGCCGGCCTGGAGGCCACGCGCTTCTTCCTCGACATCGTCACTAACCCGCGCTACGTGCCCGAGGCGGCCAAGACGTGGAAGGGCTGGGCCGAGCTGGCCGCCGCCTTCTCCAACAAGGTCATCGCCATGTACGAGGTCGGCGACTGGGGCATCGCGATGGTCGATGGCATGAACCCGCCGTTCGAGTGGGGCGTCGCGCCCCTCCCGGCCAACGGTCAGCGCGCCAGCCTCGTCGGCGGCGCCAACTGGGTCGTGAACGCCAACACCAAGGTGGAGGACGCCGCCTGGCGCTGGCTCGAGTACATCACGGGCCCGGCCGTGTTCCCCCTGATGGACGGCTACAACCGCGTGGCCGCCCGCCGCGGGGCCGCCGAGGCGCAGGAGATCGTCAAGTCGGACCCGCGCATGCAGGTCCTGACCGCGAGCCTCGAGTTCGCCAAGGCCCGCCCGACCGTGCCCCTCTGGACCACGGTCGACTACGACTGTCTGCAGCCGGCGTTCGTGCGCGTCATCCTCGAGGGCGCCGACGTGACCACCGAGATGGCCAACGCCGAGATGTGCGCTCTGGACGTGCTGAGGTAA
- a CDS encoding sugar ABC transporter permease, producing the protein MLKRGEQEGSVAPRATDRRPGRLHRSWPGYVLVFPAMLALVGVIGYPLVRAFVMSLHKIILIRPQLGQPFVGLENYATVLKSPYFANAIWQTFVWTSVNLVGQIVLGLLIALLLNSAFSGRGIARSVMLIPWVIPSVVAVLTWKWMYDGQFGIVNSFLVRLGLIEKGVAWLGNTGTAMGAVLIESIWKGTPFVLIMLLAGLQAIPAELTDSASVDGANVWQRFRYVTFPFLKPTIVIAATLTTIYSYNNFNSIWLMTEGGPLRATETLTILTYKLAFRNFDMGSATAAGVLTFFVLLVFVVIFGRQYVKSQMEF; encoded by the coding sequence GTGCTGAAGCGCGGCGAGCAGGAAGGGTCGGTGGCGCCCCGCGCCACCGACCGCCGCCCGGGCCGGCTGCACCGCAGCTGGCCCGGCTACGTCCTCGTGTTTCCGGCCATGCTCGCGCTCGTAGGGGTGATCGGCTACCCGCTCGTGCGCGCGTTCGTCATGAGCCTCCACAAGATCATCCTGATCAGGCCCCAGCTCGGCCAACCGTTCGTGGGCCTGGAGAACTACGCGACCGTCCTCAAGTCGCCCTATTTTGCCAACGCTATCTGGCAGACGTTCGTATGGACCTCAGTGAACCTCGTGGGGCAGATCGTGCTCGGGCTGCTCATCGCGCTCCTACTCAACTCGGCGTTCTCCGGCAGGGGCATAGCGCGCAGCGTGATGCTCATCCCCTGGGTCATCCCCTCCGTCGTCGCCGTGCTGACCTGGAAGTGGATGTACGACGGCCAGTTCGGCATCGTCAACTCCTTCCTCGTCCGCCTCGGCCTGATCGAGAAGGGGGTCGCGTGGCTCGGCAACACGGGGACGGCCATGGGGGCCGTGCTAATCGAGAGCATCTGGAAGGGCACGCCGTTCGTGCTCATCATGCTCCTGGCGGGGCTGCAGGCCATCCCGGCCGAGCTCACCGACTCGGCGAGCGTGGACGGCGCCAACGTCTGGCAGCGCTTCCGCTACGTCACCTTCCCGTTCCTCAAGCCCACCATCGTCATCGCCGCCACCCTCACGACCATCTACTCCTACAACAACTTCAACTCCATCTGGCTCATGACCGAGGGCGGCCCCCTGCGCGCCACCGAGACCCTGACGATCCTCACCTACAAGCTCGCCTTCCGTAACTTCGACATGGGCAGCGCCACGGCGGCCGGCGTGCTCACCTTCTTCGTGCTCCTCGTGTTCGTGGTCATCTTCGGGCGCCAGTACGTGAAGTCGCAGATGGAGTTCTGA
- a CDS encoding carbohydrate ABC transporter permease, with product MAATSLRRRTRQLPAMLAAFFVCFVFAIPFLWMILTSLKLPSELFTSPVQVFPRSGVYWEAYTRIWTAGQFGRYFWNSTLVASIATGASVALSVFAAIGFARYKLRGGNYLLLGVLLSQLFPLVLLVPPFYAVMRELRILDTHLALVIAYTSFSLPFSIWMLTGYFRSIPAELEESAMIDGATRLGAQLRVILPLAGPGIAATVIYSFILAWNEFLFATTFISSPELRTLPIGLQSFIGQYSTDWNLLMAGAVVTTVPVIVLFVFLQRYLVAGLTAGAVKG from the coding sequence GTGGCCGCCACGAGCCTGCGCCGCCGCACCAGGCAGCTGCCCGCCATGCTGGCGGCGTTCTTCGTCTGCTTCGTGTTCGCCATCCCGTTCCTGTGGATGATCCTGACGTCCTTGAAGCTCCCCTCGGAGCTCTTCACGAGCCCCGTGCAGGTCTTCCCGCGCTCCGGGGTCTACTGGGAGGCGTACACGCGGATCTGGACGGCCGGCCAGTTCGGCCGCTACTTCTGGAACAGCACGCTCGTGGCGAGCATCGCGACCGGCGCGTCCGTGGCGCTGTCCGTCTTCGCGGCGATCGGCTTCGCGCGCTACAAGCTCAGGGGCGGCAACTACCTGCTGCTCGGCGTGCTCCTCAGTCAGCTCTTCCCGCTCGTGCTCCTGGTGCCGCCGTTCTACGCGGTGATGCGCGAGCTGCGCATCCTCGACACGCACTTGGCCCTCGTGATCGCGTACACGAGCTTCTCGCTGCCCTTCAGCATCTGGATGCTGACCGGCTACTTCCGCTCCATCCCGGCCGAGCTCGAGGAGTCCGCCATGATCGACGGCGCGACCCGCCTCGGCGCCCAGCTCAGGGTGATCCTGCCGCTGGCGGGTCCGGGCATCGCCGCCACCGTCATCTACAGCTTCATCCTCGCGTGGAACGAGTTCCTCTTCGCCACGACCTTCATCAGCTCGCCCGAGCTGAGGACTTTGCCGATCGGCCTGCAGTCGTTCATCGGGCAGTACAGCACCGACTGGAACCTGCTCATGGCCGGCGCGGTCGTCACGACCGTGCCCGTCATCGTCCTGTTCGTCTTCCTGCAACGCTACCTGGTGGCAGGGCTCACGGCCGGGGCGGTGAAGGGGTGA
- a CDS encoding GntR family transcriptional regulator, with product MITRLSPPDWRAALAVTGKVVGTSQSEHAHNTLFQAIVQGRVGPACHLAEQPIADTIGVSRISVRDAIRQLESAGLVSIYPHRGAFTVSFTPQDIEEIFSLRAALESLAIRLVAQAAKRTDIARLEDVIDEMAAVEARGDRYAGAQADAKFHGILMEVSGHGRAFASWKRMSAQITMAVYSAASYYDAIGNLAGRHVTIIEGLKSGDADRCERLIVEHIISGSHLLLEAVGRQKLLEDRTRRREHAASEEDA from the coding sequence GTGATCACGAGGCTCTCGCCGCCCGACTGGCGCGCGGCCCTCGCCGTGACCGGGAAGGTCGTCGGCACGTCCCAGAGCGAGCACGCGCACAACACCCTCTTCCAGGCGATCGTGCAGGGTCGCGTGGGGCCGGCCTGCCACCTCGCGGAGCAGCCGATCGCCGACACCATCGGCGTGAGCCGCATCTCCGTGCGCGACGCCATCCGGCAGCTCGAGTCGGCCGGCCTCGTGAGCATCTACCCGCATCGGGGCGCGTTCACCGTCAGCTTCACGCCGCAGGACATCGAGGAGATCTTCAGCCTGCGCGCCGCGCTCGAGTCCCTCGCGATAAGGCTCGTGGCCCAGGCCGCCAAGCGCACGGACATCGCGCGGCTCGAGGACGTCATCGACGAGATGGCGGCCGTCGAGGCGCGCGGCGACCGCTACGCGGGGGCGCAGGCGGACGCCAAGTTCCACGGCATCCTGATGGAGGTGTCCGGCCACGGGCGCGCCTTCGCGTCCTGGAAGCGCATGAGCGCGCAGATCACGATGGCCGTCTACAGCGCGGCCTCCTACTACGACGCCATCGGCAACCTGGCCGGGCGCCACGTGACGATCATCGAAGGCCTCAAGTCCGGCGATGCCGACCGCTGCGAGCGGCTCATCGTCGAGCACATCATCAGCGGGAGCCACCTCCTCCTGGAGGCCGTGGGCCGCCAGAAGCTGCTCGAGGACCGGACCCGCCGCCGTGAGCACGCGGCCAGCGAGGAAGACGCATGA
- a CDS encoding mandelate racemase/muconate lactonizing enzyme family protein, with protein sequence MRIDRITASVIRYPLPRPLRPSWAPGREFGSTTCTLLEVTTGDGMVGYGAAPDTGRIGLATISDMVAPYVLGKDPFQVEEISPILRNAARDGSYPWGFETALWDIIGKAAGMPVYRLWGAHKRRIRAYASLAELTSVEEQVERLSALKALGFTAAKLRLRRPSIREDIAFVEGVRSAIGDSMELMVDANQAHVMPSPGPHNFWRFEDALAVARAMQDLGILWLEEPLHRYDYGGLARLCDAVDIPIAGGELNLGLHEYKLLIDRGCYDIIQADCAFSEGVFQLRKVAALAELAYKRFIPHTWSNGVGLAANLQLAAATPNCDWFEFPIDPPAWTPAARDFMLDRPFEVDADGYITVGDAPGMGMEFDREAVAPYVVATWDSRAAS encoded by the coding sequence ATGAGAATCGACCGCATCACCGCCTCCGTCATCCGCTACCCGCTTCCGCGACCCCTGCGGCCGTCGTGGGCGCCGGGTCGGGAGTTCGGCAGCACCACCTGCACGCTCCTGGAGGTCACGACCGGCGACGGCATGGTCGGCTACGGGGCCGCGCCGGACACGGGTCGGATCGGCCTCGCGACCATCTCCGACATGGTCGCGCCGTACGTGCTCGGCAAGGACCCGTTCCAGGTGGAGGAGATCAGCCCGATCCTGCGCAACGCCGCGCGCGACGGCAGCTACCCATGGGGCTTCGAGACGGCCCTGTGGGACATCATCGGCAAGGCCGCCGGTATGCCCGTGTACCGGCTGTGGGGGGCGCACAAGCGGCGCATCCGAGCGTACGCGAGCCTCGCCGAGCTCACGAGCGTGGAGGAGCAGGTCGAGCGCTTGAGCGCGCTGAAGGCGCTCGGCTTCACGGCCGCCAAGCTGCGCCTGCGGCGCCCGAGCATCCGCGAGGACATCGCCTTCGTGGAAGGGGTGCGCTCCGCCATCGGCGACTCCATGGAGCTCATGGTCGACGCCAACCAGGCGCACGTCATGCCGAGCCCCGGCCCGCACAACTTCTGGCGCTTCGAGGACGCGCTCGCAGTCGCCAGGGCCATGCAGGACCTCGGCATCCTGTGGCTCGAGGAGCCGCTCCACCGCTACGACTACGGGGGCTTGGCGCGCCTATGCGACGCCGTCGACATCCCCATCGCTGGCGGCGAGCTCAACCTCGGCCTGCACGAGTACAAGCTCCTCATCGACCGCGGCTGCTACGACATCATCCAGGCCGACTGCGCCTTCTCCGAGGGCGTGTTCCAGCTGCGCAAGGTGGCCGCGCTGGCCGAGCTCGCCTACAAGCGCTTCATCCCGCACACCTGGTCGAACGGCGTCGGGCTGGCCGCCAACCTCCAGCTCGCCGCCGCCACGCCCAACTGCGACTGGTTCGAGTTCCCCATCGACCCGCCCGCCTGGACGCCGGCCGCGCGCGACTTCATGCTCGACCGGCCGTTCGAGGTGGACGCCGACGGCTACATCACCGTTGGCGACGCGCCCGGCATGGGCATGGAGTTCGACCGCGAGGCCGTGGCGCCGTACGTCGTCGCGACCTGGGATAGCCGGGCGGCGAGTTGA
- a CDS encoding class II fructose-bisphosphate aldolase, producing the protein MALQQAAYAVAAAPASEAAGLAAGLLAECARLGVAPAPVGTVYRALAEGRIAPLTVPAFNVRGLTFDVVSAIYRRATEQDAAGVMFELAPSEAAVADQSFAQYAALVCAAAAVTGYRGPVLVQGDHFSVEEAADAVRVESLARDALASGFLQIDLDAAALAEEGASAAARQGRNAAVTAGLMARLAPHAPAGTIFGGEVGEIGGANTTPEELDVFVDLVRRHAGAAAGLFGKVSVQTGTRHGGVTDAAGRKARMPLDTGLARELADVARAKGLPGIVQHGASTLQRDQFAALPGCGVVEVHLATNLQDLVFDSPAFPPELRAELVAAALGSSVGAAERGADTSGVGDQLFRQRRWSLWGPFKRRLLDLPAETRASLAAGVADWAGELLVAFGLAGRAAEIRGLYADAAASDG; encoded by the coding sequence ATGGCCCTGCAGCAGGCGGCGTACGCCGTGGCCGCCGCGCCGGCCTCCGAGGCGGCCGGGCTCGCGGCCGGGCTGCTCGCGGAGTGCGCCCGCCTGGGCGTGGCGCCCGCGCCGGTCGGCACCGTCTACCGCGCCCTGGCCGAGGGGCGGATCGCGCCCCTCACGGTTCCCGCCTTCAACGTGCGGGGCCTCACCTTCGACGTGGTGAGCGCCATCTACCGGCGTGCCACCGAGCAGGACGCGGCCGGTGTGATGTTCGAGCTGGCCCCGTCCGAGGCCGCCGTGGCCGACCAGTCCTTCGCCCAGTACGCCGCCCTCGTGTGCGCGGCGGCGGCCGTCACCGGCTACCGCGGCCCCGTGCTCGTGCAGGGCGACCACTTCTCGGTCGAGGAGGCCGCGGACGCCGTTCGCGTCGAGTCGTTGGCCCGCGACGCGCTGGCGAGCGGCTTCCTCCAGATCGACCTCGACGCGGCCGCCCTCGCCGAGGAGGGCGCGAGCGCGGCGGCGCGCCAGGGCCGCAACGCGGCCGTCACGGCCGGCCTGATGGCGCGGCTCGCGCCGCACGCCCCCGCCGGGACGATCTTCGGCGGCGAGGTGGGGGAGATCGGCGGGGCGAACACCACGCCGGAGGAGTTGGACGTGTTCGTCGACCTCGTGCGGCGCCATGCGGGGGCGGCCGCAGGGCTCTTCGGCAAGGTGAGCGTGCAGACGGGCACGCGTCACGGCGGCGTGACCGACGCGGCGGGCAGGAAAGCGCGCATGCCGCTCGACACGGGCCTGGCGCGCGAGCTGGCCGACGTCGCCCGCGCGAAGGGCCTGCCCGGCATCGTCCAGCACGGCGCCTCGACGCTCCAGAGAGACCAGTTCGCCGCCCTGCCCGGCTGCGGCGTCGTCGAGGTGCACCTGGCCACGAACCTACAGGACCTCGTGTTCGATTCGCCCGCCTTCCCGCCCGAGCTGCGCGCCGAGCTGGTCGCGGCCGCGCTCGGCAGCTCCGTCGGCGCGGCCGAGCGCGGCGCGGACACCTCGGGTGTCGGCGACCAGCTCTTCAGGCAGCGCCGCTGGAGCCTCTGGGGGCCGTTCAAGCGCCGCCTCCTCGACCTCCCGGCCGAGACCCGCGCGAGCCTCGCCGCGGGCGTGGCCGACTGGGCCGGCGAGCTGCTGGTCGCGTTCGGCCTCGCCGGGCGCGCGGCGGAGATACGCGGCCTTTACGCCGACGCCGCGGCCTCGGACGGGTGA